A genomic segment from Nicotiana sylvestris chromosome 1, ASM39365v2, whole genome shotgun sequence encodes:
- the LOC104212666 gene encoding uncharacterized protein gives MGQISQALNTRPKGVLTSDTVVNPKCGNNMVNAMDIITRSGRCGNAPTSSQRQLVDDEQVVQEEEIPNNVVQPNDEVRIDIDDRVEETQEEVNPSRDHIIDIPKLVVQRAKAPLPKPPPPYPQRLAKQNGEKQFKKFIQMIKILSINVPLVEALEKMLGYAKFMNDLVTKKRSMNFETIKVTHQVSAIVHLMAPKLEDPGAFTIPCTIGIVECAKALCDLGESINLIPYPIFKKLGIGKARPTSMRLQMVDRTMKRYLGVIEDVLVRIDKFIIPVDFVILDCEVDYEVQIILGRPFLATGKALCDVKAGELTFRVDNKKVVFHVCKSMRQPNSNETSVMINVGDMLKVVLLNFDDDEMDGFMEYVNSLQGIGSYNYAPRKLSLDLENRTTHPTKPSIEEPPTLELKPLPSHLRYKFLGPCSTLPIILSSCLTNMQVDSTLAVLQKRKKAIGWTFVDIRRISPAFCMHKINLEDDAKPSIEHQRGLNEAIQKVVKKEIIKWLDARVVSPSPIVLGLLQLNVSQRNGA, from the coding sequence ATGGGGCAAATCTCTCAAGCTCTAaatactcgtcctaagggggTACTAACAAGTGACACGGTGGTAAACCCAAAGTGTGGAAACAACATGGTGAATGCCATGGACATTATTACAAGAAGTGGAAGATGTGGGAATGCACCTACCTCAAGTCAAAGGCAACTTGTGGATGATGAGCAAGTGGTGCAAGAAGAGGAGATCCCGAACAATGTGGTGCAACCTAATGATGAGGttcggattgatattgatgatagagtggaagagactcaagaggaggtgaacccatctagggatcATATTATTGACATACCGAAATTGGTAGTTCAAAGGGCTAAGGCACCATTGCCTAAGCCTCcacctccataccctcaaagacttgccaAGCAAAATGGTGAAAAACAATTCAAGAAGTTTATTCAAATGATAAAGATTCTCTCAATCAATGTGCCATTGGTTGAAGCTTTGGAGAAAATGCTCGGTTATGCAAAGTTTATGAATGACCTTGTGACAAAGAAGCGGTCAATGAATTTTGAAACTATAAAAGTCACCCATCAAGTGAGTGCGATTGTGCATTTAATGGCTCCTAAATTGGAGGATCCTGGTGCTTTCACGATTCCTTGTACAATTGGAATTGTCGAGTGTGCTAAAGCGCTTTGTGATCTTGGGGAAAGTATCAATTTGATACCCTATCCGATTTTCAAGAAGTTGGGAATTGGGAAAGCAAGGCCCAcctctatgagattgcaaatggtcgATCGTACTATGAAGAGATATTTGGGAGTGATTGAAGATGTATTGGTTCGTATTGATAAATTCATTATTCCAGTGGATTTTGTCATTCTCGATTGTGAAGTTGATTATGAGGTGCAGATTattcttggaagacctttccttgctacgggaaAGGCTCTTTGTGATGTTAAGGCTGGAGAACTTACTTTTCGGGTTGATAATAAAAAAGTAGTTTTCCATGTGTGCAAGTCcatgaggcaaccgaatagcaaTGAAACAAGTGTTATGATTAATGTGGGTGATATGTTAAAGGTCGtcttgctcaactttgatgatgatGAGATGGATGGCTTCATGGAATATGTTAACTCTTTGCAAGGAATAGGGTCGTATAACTATGCACCGCgaaaattgtccttggatcttgaaaataggacaaCTCATCCTACAAAGCCTTCTATTGAAGAGCCTCCTAccttggagttaaagccattgccttCACATCTTCGGTATAAATTTCTTGGTCCTTGTTCTACTTTACcaattattctttcctcttgtttaactaacatgcaggtagattccactttggcggtgctacaaaaaagaaagaaggcTATTGGTTGGACCTTCGTAGACATTCGcagaataagccccgcattttgcatgcataagatcaacttggaggatgatgccaaaccatctattgaacatcaaagggGGCTCAATGAGGCTATACAAAAAGTTGTCAAAAAGgagattatcaagtggttggatgccaggGTTGTATCTCCATCTCcgatagttcttggacttctccAGTTAAATGTGTCTCAAAGAAATGGGGCATGA